A genomic window from Silene latifolia isolate original U9 population chromosome Y, ASM4854445v1, whole genome shotgun sequence includes:
- the LOC141630301 gene encoding uncharacterized protein LOC141630301 yields the protein MAIGQTSFSLVYGAEAVIPSEVLVPTHRYGCQTVEQNKIEMARSLDTVDELRESSYIRMTSYKQSIARTYNKNVKIRTLEVGDLVLRRVFENTKNYKAGKFAYKWEGPYQVESVIKNRAYRLMTMHGQILDKHWNIRHLKRYFV from the coding sequence ATGGCAATAGGCCAAACTTCGTTTAGCCTTGTATACGGAGCAGAGGCAGTGATACCCTCAGAAGTTCTGGTACCCACGCACAGATACGGCTGTCAGACGGTAGAGCAAAACAAGATCGAAATGGCCAGGAGCCTGGATACAGTTGATGAACTGCGAGAAAGCTCCTACATACGTATGACATCGTATAAACAGTCCATAGCAAGGACATATAACAAGAATGTCAAAATCAGAACCCTTGAAGTAGGGGACCTCGTGCTAAGAAGGGTATTCGAAAATACCAAGAACTACAAGGCGGGCAAgtttgcctacaaatgggaagggccGTATCAGGTCGAAAGCGTTATCAAGAATAGGGcatacaggttgatgaccatgcaCGGTCAAATCCTGGATAAACACTGGAACATCCGTCACTTGAAAcggtactttgtctga